The proteins below are encoded in one region of Pomacea canaliculata isolate SZHN2017 linkage group LG7, ASM307304v1, whole genome shotgun sequence:
- the LOC112568509 gene encoding uncharacterized protein LOC112568509, whose translation MSVLLVLSIVIFISCFPAADAFGVELECPDFFRNGENTVTCRINKTAIREAHCFSMYKSVTFDWTLNDRTTVACLSPDYDPDAQCTTQNDPGSCRCQESNGEILTYKFFFLANRTLDEGGQLECKLCILPENPLPINISRGCRNISFADDSDTPRGDQSNIAAVIAAVVSVAIIVLVIVIIFVITRKKHHCQLPCRKKGKDNKGHGDISHKGENGFTGQQTGLLDTTENIQMTTNEDLHANKQHEKCLNGNAKNIDH comes from the exons ATGAGTGTTCTTCTAGTCCTGTCCATAGTCATTTTCATCAGTTGTTTTCCAGCAG ctgaTGCATTTGGAGTGGAACTGGAATGTCCGGACTTCTTTCGCAACGGGGAGAACACTGTTACCTGCAGAATCAATAAAACAGCAATCAGAGAAGCACATTGTTTCTCAATGTACAAATCAGTAACTTTTGACTGGACCCTAAATGACCGCACAACAGTTGCATGTCTGTCTCCAGATTATGATCCAGATGCACAGTGCACTACTCAGAATGACCCAGGGAGTTGCAGGTGTCAGGAGTCAAATGGAGAGATTCTCacctataaattttttttcctggctaACAGGACACTGGATGAAGGGGGACAACTTGAGTGTAAACTCTGCATTTTGCCAGAAAATCCTCTGCCTATTAATATTAGTAGGGGCTGTCGAAATATCAGCTTTG CTGATGACTCAGATACACCCAGAGGTGATCAGTCTAACATTGCAGCTGTAATTGCTGCAGTTGTAAGTGTGGCCATTATTGTCCTCgttatcgtcatcatctttgtcattaCAAGAAAAAAGCATCATTGTCAAC tgCCGTGCAGGAAGAAAGG GAAAGATAACAAAGGGCATGGAGACATATCTCACAAGGGAGAGAACGGCTTCACAGGTCAACAGACAGGCTTGTTGGATACTACGGAGAACATACAGATGACCACGAATGAGGActtgcatgcaaacaaacaacacgaaAAATGCTTAAATGGCAATGCTAAGAACATAGACCATTAA
- the LOC112569518 gene encoding uncharacterized protein LOC112569518 has protein sequence MEVSDRQTIGSMLACCVWTSCSFLLLTGAWMTEADAFGVELKCPDLFHNGVNTVICRINKTAIREAHCFSKYKSVTFGLTINDRTTVACLSQDYDPDAQCTPQYDPGSCRCQESNGEILTYKFFFLANRTLDEGGQLECKLCILPEKPLPINISRGCRNISFDPPEEVSCEAVYTLGSVNVSCVIGKVYSSRRIYKCRLFQRKNESSTSLQTVEMVTSPTSQKTIKSEVKVSGSCQFSTTLSPEEGCYDLFVSVSPSGRNYSVNFTTSDYCTTTDQSSVSSQQPVMESVEAAAFIVPASVSGIVVLVLILVLILVIIRHVTRKKREG, from the exons ATGGAGGTGTCTGATAGACAAACTATAGGAAGCATGCTAGCATGTTGTGTGTGGACAAGCtgcagttttcttcttctgactGGTGCATGGATGACAGAAG ctgaTGCATTTGGAGTAGAACTGAAATGTCCGGACTTGTTTCACAATGGAGTGAACACTGTTATCTGCAGAATCAATAAAACAGCAATCAGAGAAGCACATTGTTTCTCGAAGTACAAATCGGTAACTTTTGGCTTGACCATAAATGACCGCACAACAGTTGCATGTCTGTCTCAAGATTATGATCCAGATGCACAGTGCACTCCTCAGTATGACCCAGGGAGTTGCAGGTGTCAGGAGTCAAATGGAGAGATTCTCacctataaattttttttcctggctaACAGGACACTGGATGAAGGGGGACAACTTGAGTGTAAACTCTGCATTTTGCCAGAAAAGCCTCTGCCTATTAATATTAGTAGGGGCTGTCGAAATATCAGCTTTG ATCCACCAGAAGAAGTGTCATGTGAGGCAGTCTATACCTTAGGGTCTGTCAACGTGTCCTGTGTCATTGGCAAAGTCTATTCCTCGCGTAGAATTTACAAGTGTCGTCTGTTCCAACGTAAGAATGAA TCATCTACCAGCTTGCAGACTGTAGAAATGGTGACCTCACCGACCAGTCAGAAGACCATCAAGAGTGAAGTGAAGGTGTCGGGTTCCTGTCAGTTCAGCACAACTCTCTCTCCAGAGGAAGGATGCTATGATCTTTTCGTCTCTGTCTCACCTAGCGGGCGGAACTACTCTGTGAATTTTACAACCAGTGACTATTGTACAACTACTG ACCAGTCCAGTGTATCGTCTCAGCAACCTGTCATGGAGTCAGTGGAGGCAGCTGCTTTCATAGTGCCTGCAAGTGTTTCTGGTATCGTCGTCTTAGTCTTGATCTTAGTCTTGATCCTTGTCATCATTCGCCACGTGacaaggaagaagagagaaggtTAA